In the genome of Mycobacteriales bacterium, one region contains:
- a CDS encoding YcnI family protein: protein MSVARPLVPVAGALALLLVPLAGPAAAHVTVQGPGATQGGFTKLTFRAPTEKDAPTTKLEIAFPAEHPIASVRVKPQPGWTYTMTKGAPSVPLEQHGAPVTEVVQRITWTVAAGNKGIGPTEFGEFEVSAGRLPEVDQLVFKALQTYADGEVVRWIEEPVEGGEEPEKPAPVLELAPAEEDGDSGAAASTEDSELTPAAAVSDAETDDVLSVVALVVAGLAFATGIAAFLRTRRSPNT, encoded by the coding sequence GTGTCCGTCGCTCGCCCGCTCGTCCCCGTCGCCGGCGCCCTCGCGCTGCTGCTCGTCCCGCTCGCCGGCCCAGCTGCCGCTCATGTCACCGTGCAGGGCCCAGGGGCCACTCAGGGCGGGTTCACCAAGCTGACGTTCCGGGCGCCGACGGAGAAGGATGCCCCTACCACCAAGCTCGAGATCGCCTTCCCGGCGGAACACCCGATCGCCTCGGTGCGCGTCAAGCCGCAGCCGGGCTGGACGTACACGATGACCAAGGGTGCGCCGTCCGTGCCGCTCGAGCAGCACGGTGCGCCGGTCACCGAGGTGGTGCAGCGGATCACGTGGACGGTCGCCGCGGGGAACAAGGGCATCGGCCCGACGGAGTTCGGCGAGTTCGAGGTCTCTGCCGGGCGGCTGCCCGAGGTCGACCAGCTGGTCTTCAAGGCGCTGCAGACCTACGCCGACGGCGAGGTCGTCCGCTGGATCGAGGAGCCGGTCGAGGGCGGGGAGGAGCCGGAGAAGCCCGCGCCGGTGCTGGAGCTCGCGCCCGCGGAGGAGGACGGCGACTCGGGCGCGGCCGCCTCGACGGAGGACAGCGAGCTGACACCGGCCGCCGCCGTCAGCGACGCCGAAACCGACGACGTGCTGAGCGTGGTCGCGCTCGTGGTGGCTGGGCTGGCGTTCGCGACCGGTATCGCCGCGTTCCTTCGGACGCGCCGATCTCCGAACACCTAG